In one Oncorhynchus nerka isolate Pitt River linkage group LG7, Oner_Uvic_2.0, whole genome shotgun sequence genomic region, the following are encoded:
- the LOC115132096 gene encoding zinc finger protein 362-like isoform X2 yields MCAKLSRHKTSGINLWEWDKEYSRMAEPRFNNPYFWPPPPSMPGQLDNLVLINKIKEQLMAEKIRPLHLPPNSAPSQQTLLVASSPSDGGQQQHGMPMPKHQQGQHHPQGLVQQPDIALHARPASSSVPVRSVNFITFNVDDADVNMDDKSAVKAKGLWDEWHMRQIVEQPSRVNHRSGLARPDGHSTSEALTPTTPTSSSQNRLGGAPSVNIISGLASGPGMEQMKNGGLAGLLGPPPKTPRGRKKIKAESGGPLLVVPYPIMASGADQGCITFPAKEGKTYRCKVCPLTFLSKSEMQIHSKSHTEAKPHKCPHCSKSFANASYLAQHLRIHLGIKPYHCSYCENSFRQLSHLQQHTRIHTGDRPYKCAAPGCEKAFTQLSNLQSHQRQHNKDKPYKCPNCYRAYSDSASLQIHLSTHAIKNAKAYCCSMCGRAYTSETYLMKHMSKHTVVEHLVSHQSPQRTESPSIPIRISLI; encoded by the exons ATGTGTGCTAAACTGTCTAGGCATAAAACCTCTGGCATAAACCTTTGGGAATGGGATAAAGAATATTCAAG GATGGCTGAGCCTCGGTTCAACAACCCCTACTTCTGGCCTCCGCCTCCCTCCATGCCTGGCCAG CTGGATAACCTGGTGCTCATCAACAAGATCAAGGAGCAGCTGATGGCTGAGAAGATCCGACCCCTGCACCTGCCACCCAACTCAGCCCCCTCCCAGCAAACCCTGCTGGTGGCTTCCTCCCCCTCAGACGGGGGGCAGCAGCAGCATGGCATGCCCATGCCCAAGCACCAGCAGGGGCAGCACCACCCTCAGGGCTTGGTCCAGCAGCCCGACATCGCCCTGCACGCCCGCCCAGCCTCCAGCTCTGTGCCAG TTAGATCAGTTAACTTTATTACCTTCAATGTCGATGATGCAGACGTGAATATGGATGACAAGTCAGCAGTGAAGGCCAAAGGACTGTGGGATGAGTGGCACATGCGACAGATCGTAGAGCAGCCCTCTAGAGTTAACCATCGGTCAG GTCTGGCCCGGCCGGACGGCCACAGCACTTCCGAGGCCCTCACGCCCACCACACCCACCTCCAGCAGCCAGAACCGACTGGGAGGGGCCCCATCGGTCAACATCATCTCCGGGCTGGCCAGTGGGCCTGGCATGGAGCAGATGAAGAACGGGGGCCTGGCCGGACTCCTCGGCCCTCCACCCAAGACACCCCGCGGGAGGAAGAAGATCAAAGCGGAGAGCGGAGGGCCTCTTCTGGTGGTGCCCTACCCCATCATGGCCTCTGGCGCAGACCAGGGCTGCATCACCTTCCCTGCCAAAGAGGGCAAAACGTACAG ATGCAAAGTGTGTCCGCTTACCTTCTTATCCAAGTCGGAGATGCAGATCCACTCCAAGTCCCACACGGAGGCCAAACCCCACAAGTGTCCCCACTGCTCCAAGTCCTTTGCCAACGCGTCCTACCTGGCCCAGCACCTCCGCATTCACCTGGGCAtcaagccttaccactgctcctaCTGCGAGAACTCCTTCCGTCAGCTCTCGCACCTGCAGCAGCACACCAG AATCCACACTGGTGACAGACCCTATAAATGCGCGGCCCCTGGATGTGAAAAGGCCTTTACCCAGCTCTCTAACCTACAG tctcACCAGAGGCAGCACAACAAGGACAAGCCGTACAAATGTCCCAACTGCTACCGTGCCTACTCAGATTCAGCATCGTTACAGATCCACCTGTCTACGCACGCCATCAAAAACGCTAAGGCCTACTGCTGCAGTATGTGTGGCCGGGCATACACCTCA GAAACCTACCTTATGAAGCACATGTCCAAACATACAGTGGTTGAGCACCTAGTGAGCCACCAGTCCCCCCAGAGGACAGAGTCCCCCAGTATCCCAATACGCATCTCCCTCATCTGA
- the LOC115132096 gene encoding zinc finger protein 362-like isoform X1, with product MCAKLSRHKTSGINLWEWDKEYSRMAEPRFNNPYFWPPPPSMPGQLDNLVLINKIKEQLMAEKIRPLHLPPNSAPSQQTLLVASSPSDGGQQQHGMPMPKHQQGQHHPQGLVQQPDIALHARPASSSVPVRSVNFITFNVDDADVNMDDKSAVKAKGLWDEWHMRQIVEQPSRVNHRSVFMCPYTGLARPDGHSTSEALTPTTPTSSSQNRLGGAPSVNIISGLASGPGMEQMKNGGLAGLLGPPPKTPRGRKKIKAESGGPLLVVPYPIMASGADQGCITFPAKEGKTYRCKVCPLTFLSKSEMQIHSKSHTEAKPHKCPHCSKSFANASYLAQHLRIHLGIKPYHCSYCENSFRQLSHLQQHTRIHTGDRPYKCAAPGCEKAFTQLSNLQSHQRQHNKDKPYKCPNCYRAYSDSASLQIHLSTHAIKNAKAYCCSMCGRAYTSETYLMKHMSKHTVVEHLVSHQSPQRTESPSIPIRISLI from the exons ATGTGTGCTAAACTGTCTAGGCATAAAACCTCTGGCATAAACCTTTGGGAATGGGATAAAGAATATTCAAG GATGGCTGAGCCTCGGTTCAACAACCCCTACTTCTGGCCTCCGCCTCCCTCCATGCCTGGCCAG CTGGATAACCTGGTGCTCATCAACAAGATCAAGGAGCAGCTGATGGCTGAGAAGATCCGACCCCTGCACCTGCCACCCAACTCAGCCCCCTCCCAGCAAACCCTGCTGGTGGCTTCCTCCCCCTCAGACGGGGGGCAGCAGCAGCATGGCATGCCCATGCCCAAGCACCAGCAGGGGCAGCACCACCCTCAGGGCTTGGTCCAGCAGCCCGACATCGCCCTGCACGCCCGCCCAGCCTCCAGCTCTGTGCCAG TTAGATCAGTTAACTTTATTACCTTCAATGTCGATGATGCAGACGTGAATATGGATGACAAGTCAGCAGTGAAGGCCAAAGGACTGTGGGATGAGTGGCACATGCGACAGATCGTAGAGCAGCCCTCTAGAGTTAACCATCGGTCAG TCTTCATGTGCCCATACACAGGTCTGGCCCGGCCGGACGGCCACAGCACTTCCGAGGCCCTCACGCCCACCACACCCACCTCCAGCAGCCAGAACCGACTGGGAGGGGCCCCATCGGTCAACATCATCTCCGGGCTGGCCAGTGGGCCTGGCATGGAGCAGATGAAGAACGGGGGCCTGGCCGGACTCCTCGGCCCTCCACCCAAGACACCCCGCGGGAGGAAGAAGATCAAAGCGGAGAGCGGAGGGCCTCTTCTGGTGGTGCCCTACCCCATCATGGCCTCTGGCGCAGACCAGGGCTGCATCACCTTCCCTGCCAAAGAGGGCAAAACGTACAG ATGCAAAGTGTGTCCGCTTACCTTCTTATCCAAGTCGGAGATGCAGATCCACTCCAAGTCCCACACGGAGGCCAAACCCCACAAGTGTCCCCACTGCTCCAAGTCCTTTGCCAACGCGTCCTACCTGGCCCAGCACCTCCGCATTCACCTGGGCAtcaagccttaccactgctcctaCTGCGAGAACTCCTTCCGTCAGCTCTCGCACCTGCAGCAGCACACCAG AATCCACACTGGTGACAGACCCTATAAATGCGCGGCCCCTGGATGTGAAAAGGCCTTTACCCAGCTCTCTAACCTACAG tctcACCAGAGGCAGCACAACAAGGACAAGCCGTACAAATGTCCCAACTGCTACCGTGCCTACTCAGATTCAGCATCGTTACAGATCCACCTGTCTACGCACGCCATCAAAAACGCTAAGGCCTACTGCTGCAGTATGTGTGGCCGGGCATACACCTCA GAAACCTACCTTATGAAGCACATGTCCAAACATACAGTGGTTGAGCACCTAGTGAGCCACCAGTCCCCCCAGAGGACAGAGTCCCCCAGTATCCCAATACGCATCTCCCTCATCTGA
- the LOC115132096 gene encoding zinc finger protein 362-like isoform X4, with protein sequence MCAKLSRHKTSGINLWEWDKEYSRMAEPRFNNPYFWPPPPSMPGQLDNLVLINKIKEQLMAEKIRPLHLPPNSAPSQQTLLVASSPSDGGQQQHGMPMPKHQQGQHHPQGLVQQPDIALHARPASSSVPDVNMDDKSAVKAKGLWDEWHMRQIVEQPSRVNHRSVFMCPYTGLARPDGHSTSEALTPTTPTSSSQNRLGGAPSVNIISGLASGPGMEQMKNGGLAGLLGPPPKTPRGRKKIKAESGGPLLVVPYPIMASGADQGCITFPAKEGKTYRCKVCPLTFLSKSEMQIHSKSHTEAKPHKCPHCSKSFANASYLAQHLRIHLGIKPYHCSYCENSFRQLSHLQQHTRIHTGDRPYKCAAPGCEKAFTQLSNLQSHQRQHNKDKPYKCPNCYRAYSDSASLQIHLSTHAIKNAKAYCCSMCGRAYTSETYLMKHMSKHTVVEHLVSHQSPQRTESPSIPIRISLI encoded by the exons ATGTGTGCTAAACTGTCTAGGCATAAAACCTCTGGCATAAACCTTTGGGAATGGGATAAAGAATATTCAAG GATGGCTGAGCCTCGGTTCAACAACCCCTACTTCTGGCCTCCGCCTCCCTCCATGCCTGGCCAG CTGGATAACCTGGTGCTCATCAACAAGATCAAGGAGCAGCTGATGGCTGAGAAGATCCGACCCCTGCACCTGCCACCCAACTCAGCCCCCTCCCAGCAAACCCTGCTGGTGGCTTCCTCCCCCTCAGACGGGGGGCAGCAGCAGCATGGCATGCCCATGCCCAAGCACCAGCAGGGGCAGCACCACCCTCAGGGCTTGGTCCAGCAGCCCGACATCGCCCTGCACGCCCGCCCAGCCTCCAGCTCTGTGCCAG ACGTGAATATGGATGACAAGTCAGCAGTGAAGGCCAAAGGACTGTGGGATGAGTGGCACATGCGACAGATCGTAGAGCAGCCCTCTAGAGTTAACCATCGGTCAG TCTTCATGTGCCCATACACAGGTCTGGCCCGGCCGGACGGCCACAGCACTTCCGAGGCCCTCACGCCCACCACACCCACCTCCAGCAGCCAGAACCGACTGGGAGGGGCCCCATCGGTCAACATCATCTCCGGGCTGGCCAGTGGGCCTGGCATGGAGCAGATGAAGAACGGGGGCCTGGCCGGACTCCTCGGCCCTCCACCCAAGACACCCCGCGGGAGGAAGAAGATCAAAGCGGAGAGCGGAGGGCCTCTTCTGGTGGTGCCCTACCCCATCATGGCCTCTGGCGCAGACCAGGGCTGCATCACCTTCCCTGCCAAAGAGGGCAAAACGTACAG ATGCAAAGTGTGTCCGCTTACCTTCTTATCCAAGTCGGAGATGCAGATCCACTCCAAGTCCCACACGGAGGCCAAACCCCACAAGTGTCCCCACTGCTCCAAGTCCTTTGCCAACGCGTCCTACCTGGCCCAGCACCTCCGCATTCACCTGGGCAtcaagccttaccactgctcctaCTGCGAGAACTCCTTCCGTCAGCTCTCGCACCTGCAGCAGCACACCAG AATCCACACTGGTGACAGACCCTATAAATGCGCGGCCCCTGGATGTGAAAAGGCCTTTACCCAGCTCTCTAACCTACAG tctcACCAGAGGCAGCACAACAAGGACAAGCCGTACAAATGTCCCAACTGCTACCGTGCCTACTCAGATTCAGCATCGTTACAGATCCACCTGTCTACGCACGCCATCAAAAACGCTAAGGCCTACTGCTGCAGTATGTGTGGCCGGGCATACACCTCA GAAACCTACCTTATGAAGCACATGTCCAAACATACAGTGGTTGAGCACCTAGTGAGCCACCAGTCCCCCCAGAGGACAGAGTCCCCCAGTATCCCAATACGCATCTCCCTCATCTGA
- the LOC115132096 gene encoding zinc finger protein 362-like isoform X3 — protein MCAKLSRHKTSGINLWEWDKEYSRMAEPRFNNPYFWPPPPSMPGQIKEQLMAEKIRPLHLPPNSAPSQQTLLVASSPSDGGQQQHGMPMPKHQQGQHHPQGLVQQPDIALHARPASSSVPVRSVNFITFNVDDADVNMDDKSAVKAKGLWDEWHMRQIVEQPSRVNHRSVFMCPYTGLARPDGHSTSEALTPTTPTSSSQNRLGGAPSVNIISGLASGPGMEQMKNGGLAGLLGPPPKTPRGRKKIKAESGGPLLVVPYPIMASGADQGCITFPAKEGKTYRCKVCPLTFLSKSEMQIHSKSHTEAKPHKCPHCSKSFANASYLAQHLRIHLGIKPYHCSYCENSFRQLSHLQQHTRIHTGDRPYKCAAPGCEKAFTQLSNLQSHQRQHNKDKPYKCPNCYRAYSDSASLQIHLSTHAIKNAKAYCCSMCGRAYTSETYLMKHMSKHTVVEHLVSHQSPQRTESPSIPIRISLI, from the exons ATGTGTGCTAAACTGTCTAGGCATAAAACCTCTGGCATAAACCTTTGGGAATGGGATAAAGAATATTCAAG GATGGCTGAGCCTCGGTTCAACAACCCCTACTTCTGGCCTCCGCCTCCCTCCATGCCTGGCCAG ATCAAGGAGCAGCTGATGGCTGAGAAGATCCGACCCCTGCACCTGCCACCCAACTCAGCCCCCTCCCAGCAAACCCTGCTGGTGGCTTCCTCCCCCTCAGACGGGGGGCAGCAGCAGCATGGCATGCCCATGCCCAAGCACCAGCAGGGGCAGCACCACCCTCAGGGCTTGGTCCAGCAGCCCGACATCGCCCTGCACGCCCGCCCAGCCTCCAGCTCTGTGCCAG TTAGATCAGTTAACTTTATTACCTTCAATGTCGATGATGCAGACGTGAATATGGATGACAAGTCAGCAGTGAAGGCCAAAGGACTGTGGGATGAGTGGCACATGCGACAGATCGTAGAGCAGCCCTCTAGAGTTAACCATCGGTCAG TCTTCATGTGCCCATACACAGGTCTGGCCCGGCCGGACGGCCACAGCACTTCCGAGGCCCTCACGCCCACCACACCCACCTCCAGCAGCCAGAACCGACTGGGAGGGGCCCCATCGGTCAACATCATCTCCGGGCTGGCCAGTGGGCCTGGCATGGAGCAGATGAAGAACGGGGGCCTGGCCGGACTCCTCGGCCCTCCACCCAAGACACCCCGCGGGAGGAAGAAGATCAAAGCGGAGAGCGGAGGGCCTCTTCTGGTGGTGCCCTACCCCATCATGGCCTCTGGCGCAGACCAGGGCTGCATCACCTTCCCTGCCAAAGAGGGCAAAACGTACAG ATGCAAAGTGTGTCCGCTTACCTTCTTATCCAAGTCGGAGATGCAGATCCACTCCAAGTCCCACACGGAGGCCAAACCCCACAAGTGTCCCCACTGCTCCAAGTCCTTTGCCAACGCGTCCTACCTGGCCCAGCACCTCCGCATTCACCTGGGCAtcaagccttaccactgctcctaCTGCGAGAACTCCTTCCGTCAGCTCTCGCACCTGCAGCAGCACACCAG AATCCACACTGGTGACAGACCCTATAAATGCGCGGCCCCTGGATGTGAAAAGGCCTTTACCCAGCTCTCTAACCTACAG tctcACCAGAGGCAGCACAACAAGGACAAGCCGTACAAATGTCCCAACTGCTACCGTGCCTACTCAGATTCAGCATCGTTACAGATCCACCTGTCTACGCACGCCATCAAAAACGCTAAGGCCTACTGCTGCAGTATGTGTGGCCGGGCATACACCTCA GAAACCTACCTTATGAAGCACATGTCCAAACATACAGTGGTTGAGCACCTAGTGAGCCACCAGTCCCCCCAGAGGACAGAGTCCCCCAGTATCCCAATACGCATCTCCCTCATCTGA
- the LOC115132096 gene encoding zinc finger protein 362-like isoform X5, with protein sequence MCAKLSRHKTSGINLWEWDKEYSRMAEPRFNNPYFWPPPPSMPGQLDNLVLINKIKEQLMAEKIRPLHLPPNSAPSQQTLLVASSPSDGGQQQHGMPMPKHQQGQHHPQGLVQQPDIALHARPASSSVPDVNMDDKSAVKAKGLWDEWHMRQIVEQPSRVNHRSGLARPDGHSTSEALTPTTPTSSSQNRLGGAPSVNIISGLASGPGMEQMKNGGLAGLLGPPPKTPRGRKKIKAESGGPLLVVPYPIMASGADQGCITFPAKEGKTYRCKVCPLTFLSKSEMQIHSKSHTEAKPHKCPHCSKSFANASYLAQHLRIHLGIKPYHCSYCENSFRQLSHLQQHTRIHTGDRPYKCAAPGCEKAFTQLSNLQSHQRQHNKDKPYKCPNCYRAYSDSASLQIHLSTHAIKNAKAYCCSMCGRAYTSETYLMKHMSKHTVVEHLVSHQSPQRTESPSIPIRISLI encoded by the exons ATGTGTGCTAAACTGTCTAGGCATAAAACCTCTGGCATAAACCTTTGGGAATGGGATAAAGAATATTCAAG GATGGCTGAGCCTCGGTTCAACAACCCCTACTTCTGGCCTCCGCCTCCCTCCATGCCTGGCCAG CTGGATAACCTGGTGCTCATCAACAAGATCAAGGAGCAGCTGATGGCTGAGAAGATCCGACCCCTGCACCTGCCACCCAACTCAGCCCCCTCCCAGCAAACCCTGCTGGTGGCTTCCTCCCCCTCAGACGGGGGGCAGCAGCAGCATGGCATGCCCATGCCCAAGCACCAGCAGGGGCAGCACCACCCTCAGGGCTTGGTCCAGCAGCCCGACATCGCCCTGCACGCCCGCCCAGCCTCCAGCTCTGTGCCAG ACGTGAATATGGATGACAAGTCAGCAGTGAAGGCCAAAGGACTGTGGGATGAGTGGCACATGCGACAGATCGTAGAGCAGCCCTCTAGAGTTAACCATCGGTCAG GTCTGGCCCGGCCGGACGGCCACAGCACTTCCGAGGCCCTCACGCCCACCACACCCACCTCCAGCAGCCAGAACCGACTGGGAGGGGCCCCATCGGTCAACATCATCTCCGGGCTGGCCAGTGGGCCTGGCATGGAGCAGATGAAGAACGGGGGCCTGGCCGGACTCCTCGGCCCTCCACCCAAGACACCCCGCGGGAGGAAGAAGATCAAAGCGGAGAGCGGAGGGCCTCTTCTGGTGGTGCCCTACCCCATCATGGCCTCTGGCGCAGACCAGGGCTGCATCACCTTCCCTGCCAAAGAGGGCAAAACGTACAG ATGCAAAGTGTGTCCGCTTACCTTCTTATCCAAGTCGGAGATGCAGATCCACTCCAAGTCCCACACGGAGGCCAAACCCCACAAGTGTCCCCACTGCTCCAAGTCCTTTGCCAACGCGTCCTACCTGGCCCAGCACCTCCGCATTCACCTGGGCAtcaagccttaccactgctcctaCTGCGAGAACTCCTTCCGTCAGCTCTCGCACCTGCAGCAGCACACCAG AATCCACACTGGTGACAGACCCTATAAATGCGCGGCCCCTGGATGTGAAAAGGCCTTTACCCAGCTCTCTAACCTACAG tctcACCAGAGGCAGCACAACAAGGACAAGCCGTACAAATGTCCCAACTGCTACCGTGCCTACTCAGATTCAGCATCGTTACAGATCCACCTGTCTACGCACGCCATCAAAAACGCTAAGGCCTACTGCTGCAGTATGTGTGGCCGGGCATACACCTCA GAAACCTACCTTATGAAGCACATGTCCAAACATACAGTGGTTGAGCACCTAGTGAGCCACCAGTCCCCCCAGAGGACAGAGTCCCCCAGTATCCCAATACGCATCTCCCTCATCTGA
- the LOC115132096 gene encoding zinc finger protein 362-like isoform X6 — MAEPRFNNPYFWPPPPSMPGQIKEQLMAEKIRPLHLPPNSAPSQQTLLVASSPSDGGQQQHGMPMPKHQQGQHHPQGLVQQPDIALHARPASSSVPVRSVNFITFNVDDADVNMDDKSAVKAKGLWDEWHMRQIVEQPSRVNHRSVFMCPYTGLARPDGHSTSEALTPTTPTSSSQNRLGGAPSVNIISGLASGPGMEQMKNGGLAGLLGPPPKTPRGRKKIKAESGGPLLVVPYPIMASGADQGCITFPAKEGKTYRCKVCPLTFLSKSEMQIHSKSHTEAKPHKCPHCSKSFANASYLAQHLRIHLGIKPYHCSYCENSFRQLSHLQQHTRIHTGDRPYKCAAPGCEKAFTQLSNLQSHQRQHNKDKPYKCPNCYRAYSDSASLQIHLSTHAIKNAKAYCCSMCGRAYTSETYLMKHMSKHTVVEHLVSHQSPQRTESPSIPIRISLI, encoded by the exons ATGGCTGAGCCTCGGTTCAACAACCCCTACTTCTGGCCTCCGCCTCCCTCCATGCCTGGCCAG ATCAAGGAGCAGCTGATGGCTGAGAAGATCCGACCCCTGCACCTGCCACCCAACTCAGCCCCCTCCCAGCAAACCCTGCTGGTGGCTTCCTCCCCCTCAGACGGGGGGCAGCAGCAGCATGGCATGCCCATGCCCAAGCACCAGCAGGGGCAGCACCACCCTCAGGGCTTGGTCCAGCAGCCCGACATCGCCCTGCACGCCCGCCCAGCCTCCAGCTCTGTGCCAG TTAGATCAGTTAACTTTATTACCTTCAATGTCGATGATGCAGACGTGAATATGGATGACAAGTCAGCAGTGAAGGCCAAAGGACTGTGGGATGAGTGGCACATGCGACAGATCGTAGAGCAGCCCTCTAGAGTTAACCATCGGTCAG TCTTCATGTGCCCATACACAGGTCTGGCCCGGCCGGACGGCCACAGCACTTCCGAGGCCCTCACGCCCACCACACCCACCTCCAGCAGCCAGAACCGACTGGGAGGGGCCCCATCGGTCAACATCATCTCCGGGCTGGCCAGTGGGCCTGGCATGGAGCAGATGAAGAACGGGGGCCTGGCCGGACTCCTCGGCCCTCCACCCAAGACACCCCGCGGGAGGAAGAAGATCAAAGCGGAGAGCGGAGGGCCTCTTCTGGTGGTGCCCTACCCCATCATGGCCTCTGGCGCAGACCAGGGCTGCATCACCTTCCCTGCCAAAGAGGGCAAAACGTACAG ATGCAAAGTGTGTCCGCTTACCTTCTTATCCAAGTCGGAGATGCAGATCCACTCCAAGTCCCACACGGAGGCCAAACCCCACAAGTGTCCCCACTGCTCCAAGTCCTTTGCCAACGCGTCCTACCTGGCCCAGCACCTCCGCATTCACCTGGGCAtcaagccttaccactgctcctaCTGCGAGAACTCCTTCCGTCAGCTCTCGCACCTGCAGCAGCACACCAG AATCCACACTGGTGACAGACCCTATAAATGCGCGGCCCCTGGATGTGAAAAGGCCTTTACCCAGCTCTCTAACCTACAG tctcACCAGAGGCAGCACAACAAGGACAAGCCGTACAAATGTCCCAACTGCTACCGTGCCTACTCAGATTCAGCATCGTTACAGATCCACCTGTCTACGCACGCCATCAAAAACGCTAAGGCCTACTGCTGCAGTATGTGTGGCCGGGCATACACCTCA GAAACCTACCTTATGAAGCACATGTCCAAACATACAGTGGTTGAGCACCTAGTGAGCCACCAGTCCCCCCAGAGGACAGAGTCCCCCAGTATCCCAATACGCATCTCCCTCATCTGA